DNA sequence from the Agromyces aureus genome:
GTGGGGTCGCAGCCAGTTGTACGTGCTGCCGGCGGGTCGCGTGCCACCCAACCCCAGCGAGCTGCTCGGCTCCGTGGTCATGGCCGAGACCGTCAAGGAGCTGAACCGCGCCTTCGACGTCGTGCTCTTCGATGCGCCGCCGCTGCTGCCGGTGACGGATGCCGCGGTGCTGACGCGCGCCGCGGGCGGGGCGATCCTCGTGGTCGCGGTGGGGCGCGCGCACAAGGGCCAGGTCAAGGGTGCGTTCGCCGTGCTCGAGAACGTCGACGCCAACGTGTCGGGCATCGTGCTCACGATGCTGCCGACCAAGGGCCCCGACGCCTACGGCTACGGCCGCTACGGCTATGGATACGGGTACGGCTACGGCTACGGATACGCCCCGAAGGAGGAAGCGCCCGTGCCGGCCGCGGAGCGTGCGGAGCCTGCGCCGAAGGCGGAGACGGCGGCCGGCGCGTGAACGTGCTCGTCGTGTGCACCGGCAACATCTGCAGGTCGCCCGTGGCCGAGCAGGTGCTGGCCGCCCGCCTCGCGGATGCCGGCGCCGAAGGGGTCTCGGTCTCGAGCGCCGGCACGGGTGCGCTCGTCGGCCACCCCATGACGCCGGAGGCCGCCATGCTCTCGGTGCGCTACGGTGCCGACCCCGCCGGACACGCCGCACGGCAGCTCACCGAACAGCTCGTGCTCGACGCCGACCTCGTGCTCACGGCGACCCGCGCGCATCGCGCCCAGGTCGCCGAGCTCGTGCCACGTGCCGCCCGGCGCGCGTATACGCTGCGGGAGTTCGCCCGGGTGGTCGCCTACCTGGCGGACGAGGGCGAGCTCGACGCCGACCTCGACGCGGCATCCGCAGACCTCATCCTGAACCGCCCATCGTCGAGTCCCGCACCCCAGGGCCTCGATCCCACCCACCCCGGCATCGCCGACCGCCTCCAACGGGCGACGGATGCCGCAGCACGATCCCGTGGCCTCGCGCCACCGCCGTCCGACCCGAACGACGACGACATCCTCGATCCGTACCGCGCGCCCGACGCGGTGTACGACGAGGCCGGACGATTGATCGACGAAGCCGTCGAGTCCATCGTGTCCGCGCTCGCCACGACGTCGGTGCCGGGTGGTCGCGGTGGCTCGTAGCGATTCCCCGCAGGCACGTCTCGCCACCGCCCCCTGGGCCGTTGCGGCGATCGTCGTGTTCGTGCTCGTCGACGCAGCCCTCGTGTGGTGGGCGCTGGCGTCGGTTCGCCCGGAGTCGAGCACGCCGCAACGCGAGGTGCTCCCCACGATCCCGGCTCTGCCGAGCGGGTCGCCCGCCCAGACGGATGCCCCGGCAGCGACCGCGCCGACCGAGCCGGCGCCCGCCACCGGCATCCGCCCGACCGTGATGATCGCCGCGCTCGACGCGAACACCGCCTACCGGGGTGCGACCGGCACCTGTCAGGCCGCGGAGGCCACGATCGAGGTGACCGTCGATGGCGGTGCCACCTGGACCGCGGGCTTCACGGAGGGCCTGACCGAGCTGCAGTCCGTCGAAGCGAGCGAGGGCGACATCGTCACGATGGTGGCCCGCGACCCGGCCTGCGCCCTCGGCCGCTACCGCAGCTACGTGCAGGGCGACGACTGGGAACCGACGGGAGAGGCCGAACCCGCGTGGTACCTCGACGGCGGGCGCGTCGTCGGACCGAACGGCGACTCGGCGCCGTGCGAGGCCGACGCCGGCGCCGTGCAGGTCGCGGGCTCGGCGCTGACCTCGGCCGCCGTGCTGTGCGCCTCGGGCGAGCTGCTCATCACGGCCGATGTCGGCGCCACGTGGTCGGCGGACACCGCGTCGGGTGCGGTCGCGCTCGCCGGCGGGCCCACCGGCTACCTCGTGGCGGTCACGGGCGACGGATGCCGCGGCATCCGCATCGCCGTCGTCGACCCCGCTGCCGAAGACGAACCGCAACCGGGCGCCTGCCTCGAGGCCGACCCCGCGCCCGGAACCACCGCGATCGATGTCGCGCCCGACGGCACCCTGTGGGCCTGGACCGGGGGAGTGCTCGCCCGCTCGGCAGACGGGGGTGCGACGTGGTGATGGGCCGCTTCTACGCAGCCGCGACGATGTCGACCACGGCATGGGCGTCGCAACTGGCGAGCCGTGTGCGAATCACGGACCTGCTCGTGCTGCTCTGGGTGGTGTTCGGCACGCAGATCGCCTGGGTCGGCCTCGACTATACGGCCACCGGCTTCAGCGGCTCTCGCGGTGACATCGCCGTCAGCTACACGATCGTGTCACTGATCATCGTCGCAGCATGGATGCTCGCGCTCGAGCTGTACGACACGCGCTCACCGCGAGTGCTCGGTCTCGGCACGCAGGAGTACCGAGCCGTGGCTGATGCCGCACTGCGACTTTTCGGCCTCGTCGCGATCGTGGCGTTCCTCTTCAAGGTCGACATCGGCCGCGGGTACATTCTCGTCTCCTTCCCGCTCGGGGTGCTCGTGCTCCTGTTCTCGCGTTGGATGTGGCGCCAATGGCTCGGCGTGATGCGCAAGCGGGGCGAGTACTCGTCGCGGGTGCTGCTGGTCGGCTCCGAGGAATCCGTCACCCTGATCGCACGCGAGCTCGCGCGGATGCCCGAAGCCGGCTATCGCGTCGCCGGGGCATGCGTGCCAGGGCATGGCGGCGCCTACCTGCCCGGCACGCAGATCCCGGTCGAGTACGGCGTGAACCACGCGCTCGCCGTCATGCGCGACTTCGGGGCGGACACGGTGATCATCACGAGCGCCGACGAGCTCGGACCCGAGCGGGTGAAGGAACTCAGTTGGGGGCTGAACCCCGGCGCGGAACACCTTGTCGTCGCGCCGAGCCTCATCGACATCGGCGGCCCGCGCATCCATACGCGCCCGGTGGCCGGGCTGCCGCTCATGCACGTCGAGACGCCGAAGTTCGAGGGGCGCAAGCTCGTCGCGAAGCGCGTGTTCGACCTCATCGTGGCGTTCGCGCTCGTGGTCGTGCTCTCACCGTTGTTCGTGGTGCTCGCGGTCGCGGTCAAGACATCCTCGGCTGGACCGGTGTTCTATCGACAGGAGCGTGTCGGGCTCAAGGGGCGGCCGTTCACGATGCTCAAGTTCCGCTCGATGGGCGACGGCGCGGACGCGGAGCTCGCCGGGCTGCTCGCCGCGAATGGAACCGACACGGCACCGCTCTTCAAGGTGCAGAACGACCCGAGGGTCACACGCATCGGACGGGTGCTGCGCAAGTACTCGCTCGACGAACTGCCGCAGCTGTTCAACGTGCTGCACGGCACGATGAGCCTCGTCGGACCACGGCCGCAACGTCGCGCAGAGGTCGAACTCTACGACCGGGCGGCAGGGCGGCGCCTGTTCGTCCAACCCGGAATGACGGGGCTCTGGCAAGTGAGCGGTCGCTCGACGCTCTCTTGGGAGGAGAGCGTGCGCCTCGACCTGTACTACGTCGAGAACTGGTCGATCACGGGCGACTTCGCGATCCTCTGGCGGACGTTCCGCGCGGTTCTCGCCCCGGGCTCCGAGGCTGGGTAGCGCGTGGGTGGTCTCATAGTGCACGAGTGGATTGAACCAACCGGTGGCTCGGAGAACGTACTCGAGCGATTCATCGCCCTGTATCCGGAGAGCGAAGTGTTGTGTTTGTGGAACAACGCTGCGCAACGATTCGACGGCGCGCGGATTCGGGAATCGTGGCTGTCACGAACGCCGTTGCGTAGATCGAAAGCGCTAGCGCTTCCGGCCGCCGCGCTAGCTTGGCGTACCAGAAGTGAAGATGCGGAGTGGGTGCTCGTGAGCTCTCATGCGTTCGCCCATCACGTGCGAACCAAAGCAAGGAATCCACGCACTCCGAAGCTTGTTTATGCGCACACGCCGGCTCGGTATCTTTGGGAGCCGGATCTTGATCCGCGAGGGAGCTCGCCGTTGTTCCGGGCGGTAGCGTCACCACTACGCGGAATCGATGCAAGACGAGCCCAGGAAGCGACGAGTATCGCGGCCAACAGCATATTCGTCGCGCAACGAGTTCGGCGGGCGTGGGGGAGAACCGCGAGCGTCATCTATCCGCCGGTTTCCGTGAAGGCAATTCAGGATCGCGACGCGTGGAGCCAGCGTCTCACCGACCAAGATCACGATGTGCTCGCGAACCTGCCGGATGAGTTCATACTCAGCGCTTCTCGATTTGTCAGGTACAAGCGTCTGGAAGATGCCATTCGGATCGGCGAGATCACACGAATTCCTGTGGTAATCGCCGGATCAGGGCCAGATAGCCGGTATCTCCGGCAAGCTGCGGAGCGTTCGGCCGCAGAGGTGCGGTTTGTGGACCAACCATCGGATTGGCTGCTCTACGCGTTGTACGAACGAGCGCTCGTGTTCGTATTCACCGCGATCGAGGATTTTGGCATCATGCCGGTCGAGGCCATGGCCGCCGGCACCCCCGTGATCGTCAACGCGATCGGGGGGGCACGAGAGCCAGTTGAGATGTTGGGAGGCGGTGCTGTCTTGCGAGACGACTCCGAAGCTGGGATACAGAGGGCGCTGAAGGACGCTCTTTCCACGGATCGGGACGCACTGCGGATGGGTGTCCAGGCGTTCGATGTCGAAGAGTTCGACGCGAACGTTGTTCGATGGCGGGAGGCCTCAATTGCCTGACGCAAGTGCAGCCGACAAACTACGCGTCATTTTCGTCGAACACACTGGCCAACCCGGCGGTGGACAGCTTGGCATCGAGCGCTACCTTGGTGCCGACAGCGGCCACGATCGTCGAATTGTCTTCCTGGAATCCGGCCCCGTCAGCCAACGGCTCTCGGATCAGTCAGTACATGTTGAGACCTTGGGCGAACCAACCGGAAGGTGGTTCGGGCTTCTTCGGACGCCAAGACTGATCGCTCGCCTCCGACACAGTTCGTACGACGTGGTCGTTGCAAACAGCATGAAGGCCGCGACCGCCATGGTCCTTGCGCCGCGGGGCAACGGGGTACGGGTTCTCTACCTTCGAGACGATCTCAACCGAGAGCGACTTTCGGCTGTCCGGTGGTGGTTCCTGGCACGGGTGGTGGCGCGCAGCTTCGATGCGTTCCTCGCAAACTCAGCGTGGACGGCTTCCACCATTCCAGCGGCCCTCGGTGCGCGGCCTGTCCGTGTCGCCTATCCAGTGAGCGGGACCCGGTGCGGAGGATCCCTCCCGGCGACACCTTCGGAGAGCCTTGCGATTCTCTCTCTGAGCCGAATCGCGGCGTGGAAGGGCACGCATGTTCTCATCGAAGCATTGAGAATCCTCGAGGAACGGGGGGTGAGGTTTACAGCCACCATTGCGGGCAGCGCGCTCTTTCAGAGCAAGAAATATGAGGAACAGGTCCGGCGGATGGCCGCCGCGCTCCGATCCGACGTTTCATTTGTAGGGCAGGTAAGCGATGTCACAACGCTTCTCAATACCCACAACGTACTTGTGAGCTCAAACGTCACGCCGGAACCCTTTGGACAGGTCCTGATCCAAGGGATGAGTTCTGGGCTCGCGGTCGTGGCGACGAATATCGGCGGGCCCATCGAGATCACCGAAGGCGGCGTGAGCGGGCTGCTCGTCGAAGCGAATAGCGCCGAATCGCTTGCAGACGGGCTTCAGCAATTGAGCGAAGTGAAG
Encoded proteins:
- a CDS encoding glycosyltransferase, which gives rise to MKAIQDRDAWSQRLTDQDHDVLANLPDEFILSASRFVRYKRLEDAIRIGEITRIPVVIAGSGPDSRYLRQAAERSAAEVRFVDQPSDWLLYALYERALVFVFTAIEDFGIMPVEAMAAGTPVIVNAIGGAREPVEMLGGGAVLRDDSEAGIQRALKDALSTDRDALRMGVQAFDVEEFDANVVRWREASIA
- a CDS encoding sugar transferase, giving the protein MSTTAWASQLASRVRITDLLVLLWVVFGTQIAWVGLDYTATGFSGSRGDIAVSYTIVSLIIVAAWMLALELYDTRSPRVLGLGTQEYRAVADAALRLFGLVAIVAFLFKVDIGRGYILVSFPLGVLVLLFSRWMWRQWLGVMRKRGEYSSRVLLVGSEESVTLIARELARMPEAGYRVAGACVPGHGGAYLPGTQIPVEYGVNHALAVMRDFGADTVIITSADELGPERVKELSWGLNPGAEHLVVAPSLIDIGGPRIHTRPVAGLPLMHVETPKFEGRKLVAKRVFDLIVAFALVVVLSPLFVVLAVAVKTSSAGPVFYRQERVGLKGRPFTMLKFRSMGDGADAELAGLLAANGTDTAPLFKVQNDPRVTRIGRVLRKYSLDELPQLFNVLHGTMSLVGPRPQRRAEVELYDRAAGRRLFVQPGMTGLWQVSGRSTLSWEESVRLDLYYVENWSITGDFAILWRTFRAVLAPGSEAG
- a CDS encoding glycosyltransferase family 4 protein encodes the protein MSKSSTRTLFDGGRPQLPDASAADKLRVIFVEHTGQPGGGQLGIERYLGADSGHDRRIVFLESGPVSQRLSDQSVHVETLGEPTGRWFGLLRTPRLIARLRHSSYDVVVANSMKAATAMVLAPRGNGVRVLYLRDDLNRERLSAVRWWFLARVVARSFDAFLANSAWTASTIPAALGARPVRVAYPVSGTRCGGSLPATPSESLAILSLSRIAAWKGTHVLIEALRILEERGVRFTATIAGSALFQSKKYEEQVRRMAAALRSDVSFVGQVSDVTTLLNTHNVLVSSNVTPEPFGQVLIQGMSSGLAVVATNIGGPIEITEGGVSGLLVEANSAESLADGLQQLSEVKSVRTGFVELGRQRAAAFVDEVTVPALDDAIQELHASVMRGRG